Proteins encoded by one window of Phycisphaerae bacterium:
- a CDS encoding arylsulfatase produces the protein MKNFQNRRDFLKNSIAGISSLAFFGPSLAEAISSSAGNRKKTNVILILTDDLGWNDVGCYGQGRIKTPNIDKLARQGMRFTNAHAPTSICTPSRFALLTGKYCWRTSLKKGVIGHKPLLIEPGSITLPSIFKQCGYQTACIGKWHLGMRDKSTGKFDPDTHYVPPIKPGPNDIGFDYFFGLPIGHFYPPGIYMENDSIYKYDPNDPLVLAKSKEELEHGAEAARYKKDQVIGDLTKKAVEYISKNKDEQFFLYFAPSSPHDPYAPSQKFKGKSKLGDYGDFVMETDWAVGEIIKSLEKNKIDDETLIIFTSDNGGENAANAALKEYNYNPNGKWRGDKGDIYEGALRIPFIARWPGVIKAGQKNDQLLGFNDMLATFAAMLGRDIPSVAGPDSYNVFDTFKGKQNLYPERGLILHSRGGLYAIIEGDWKYIHGQGNGERVKGGYPAPDQPAQGQLFDLKNDPYESADMYSQRPEIVNKLQNLLKEYYVNGKSR, from the coding sequence ATGAAAAATTTTCAGAATAGACGTGATTTTCTCAAGAATTCAATCGCCGGTATTTCTTCACTTGCCTTTTTTGGGCCGTCACTGGCAGAGGCAATATCGAGCAGTGCTGGAAATCGCAAAAAAACCAATGTGATATTGATACTTACCGATGACCTTGGATGGAACGATGTGGGATGTTATGGTCAGGGCAGAATCAAAACTCCGAATATCGATAAGCTTGCCCGGCAGGGGATGCGGTTTACTAATGCACATGCTCCGACTTCTATTTGTACTCCCTCTCGCTTTGCCTTGCTTACAGGCAAATATTGCTGGCGAACGTCGCTAAAGAAAGGCGTGATTGGACATAAACCTCTGCTCATTGAGCCGGGAAGTATTACTTTGCCTTCGATTTTCAAACAATGCGGCTATCAGACAGCGTGTATAGGCAAATGGCATCTTGGTATGCGTGATAAGTCTACGGGGAAATTCGATCCGGATACGCATTATGTTCCGCCGATAAAGCCGGGACCGAACGATATAGGATTTGATTATTTCTTCGGCCTTCCGATTGGGCATTTCTATCCGCCCGGCATATATATGGAAAATGACAGCATTTATAAATATGACCCCAATGACCCACTCGTATTGGCGAAATCAAAGGAAGAACTGGAACATGGTGCCGAGGCGGCAAGATACAAAAAAGACCAGGTTATCGGAGACCTGACAAAAAAAGCGGTTGAGTATATCAGTAAAAACAAAGACGAACAATTCTTCCTCTATTTTGCACCAAGCTCTCCGCACGACCCATACGCTCCTTCACAAAAGTTCAAAGGTAAAAGTAAACTGGGAGACTATGGCGATTTTGTTATGGAAACTGACTGGGCTGTAGGGGAAATTATTAAATCGCTTGAGAAAAATAAAATTGATGATGAAACTTTGATAATTTTTACGAGTGACAATGGCGGCGAGAATGCGGCCAATGCTGCTTTAAAGGAATATAACTACAATCCCAATGGGAAATGGCGGGGCGACAAGGGCGACATCTATGAAGGCGCCCTGCGAATTCCGTTTATTGCCCGCTGGCCTGGTGTTATAAAAGCCGGACAAAAAAATGACCAGCTGCTTGGGTTTAATGATATGCTTGCAACTTTCGCCGCTATGCTCGGACGAGATATTCCCAGTGTCGCAGGCCCCGATAGTTACAATGTTTTTGATACTTTTAAGGGCAAACAAAACCTTTATCCCGAAAGAGGCCTGATATTGCACAGCCGGGGCGGACTGTATGCCATCATTGAAGGAGACTGGAAATACATTCATGGCCAGGGTAACGGTGAGCGTGTCAAAGGCGGGTATCCTGCTCCGGACCAGCCGGCACAGGGACAATTATTCGACCTTAAAAACGATCCATACGAATCCGCGGATATGTATTCGCAGCGCCCGGAGATTGTAAATAAGCTGCAAAATCTTTTAAAAGAGTATTATGTAAACGGAAAGTCACGATGA
- a CDS encoding uroporphyrinogen decarboxylase family protein, with product MTPKKRILAILNNEPVDRIPVDLWYTDEVAASLKEYFNVADDFELYRAMNLDKIVWLFPGYKSPAADKFTGSQVGAQAVGERTTWGVPLKPIQSGKAVYHEFGTPPLKEYDSAEMLDRYEFWPDPDCFDYQGSLETAKKVSPSYVTIGPWISFFEVYCQMRGLEQSLMDLLTNESLAVAILDRIEDCQTKMLKKYLQVLGDHLDLVFISDDMGMQQSLLISPAIWKTFFQERMKRWCGLIHSYDKKVFYHSDGAVEPLIPFLLDCGIDVLNPIQHACPGMDTAELKKKYGSRVVFHGGIDNQSVLPFGRPQDVRNETRNCLDTLASDGRGYIVCSCHNVQAGTPVENIIAMVETVTKG from the coding sequence ATGACGCCAAAGAAAAGAATACTGGCTATTCTTAATAATGAGCCGGTTGACCGGATACCAGTGGATTTATGGTACACAGATGAAGTTGCCGCTTCACTAAAAGAGTATTTTAATGTCGCAGACGATTTTGAATTATACCGTGCAATGAACCTTGACAAAATTGTGTGGCTGTTTCCCGGTTATAAAAGTCCCGCCGCCGATAAATTTACCGGCTCACAGGTAGGTGCCCAGGCCGTGGGAGAACGCACCACATGGGGCGTTCCCTTAAAACCCATTCAATCCGGAAAAGCCGTCTATCACGAATTCGGGACGCCGCCGTTGAAGGAATATGACTCTGCCGAAATGCTGGACAGGTACGAATTCTGGCCTGACCCGGACTGTTTCGATTACCAGGGTTCACTCGAAACAGCGAAAAAAGTTTCGCCCAGTTATGTGACTATCGGACCGTGGATTTCCTTCTTTGAGGTTTATTGTCAGATGCGGGGACTGGAACAGTCATTGATGGACCTTTTGACGAACGAGTCTCTTGCCGTCGCAATCCTTGACCGTATAGAAGATTGCCAGACAAAAATGCTGAAAAAATATCTGCAGGTTCTCGGCGACCATCTCGATTTGGTATTTATCAGTGACGATATGGGCATGCAGCAAAGCCTTCTAATATCTCCTGCAATCTGGAAAACATTCTTTCAGGAGCGTATGAAACGCTGGTGCGGCCTGATTCATTCATACGACAAAAAAGTATTTTATCATTCCGATGGTGCCGTGGAACCTCTAATTCCGTTCTTACTGGATTGCGGCATAGATGTGCTTAATCCCATACAGCACGCCTGCCCCGGAATGGATACGGCCGAACTGAAAAAGAAATACGGCAGCCGTGTCGTGTTTCATGGCGGCATCGATAATCAGTCGGTTTTGCCGTTTGGCAGGCCGCAGGATGTGCGTAATGAAACGCGAAATTGTCTCGATACACTCGCCTCCGACGGCAGGGGGTATATTGTTTGCAGTTGCCATAATGTGCAGGCCGGAACACCCGTGGAAAATATTATCGCAATGGTTGAAACCGTTACAAAAGGTTGA
- a CDS encoding family 43 glycosylhydrolase, protein MCKIIIINSLLFVSILLIAANAQAATAEYTNPLAVKIADPAILKTSNGNYTYYLAGTGTERYVSNDMVNWIRTGDYINLTPYLTYTNLWASELVEKDGHFYFYFCTPVDSLGKRAIFVADANSPDGVFSPLPVPVGGVWQPVLELPNNVSIIDPHVFIDDDGTPYMFLTRDLARSGQACKIDVVKLKQNMYETDGTKYFLLQPSQTWENTWQEGVSVIKHNGTYYLTWSSQYWGGHMYAVGYATASNPIGPYTKSSYNPLLKQWLTYPQYTNPNPTILIRTKLTRTISVIPVPDITVSPCLPMAMNYSFAITRKSGRNLKVSVK, encoded by the coding sequence ATGTGCAAAATAATCATCATAAACTCGTTATTGTTCGTGAGTATTCTTCTGATTGCGGCAAATGCTCAGGCCGCCACCGCCGAATATACTAATCCCTTGGCGGTTAAAATTGCCGACCCTGCAATTTTAAAAACATCAAATGGCAACTACACATACTATTTAGCGGGTACCGGGACCGAACGATATGTCTCGAATGATATGGTAAATTGGATCAGAACCGGGGACTATATCAATCTGACGCCCTATTTGACCTATACTAATCTATGGGCTTCGGAACTGGTGGAAAAAGATGGCCATTTCTATTTTTATTTTTGCACACCTGTGGATTCTCTTGGCAAGCGTGCAATCTTTGTCGCTGATGCCAATTCACCGGATGGTGTTTTTTCCCCATTGCCTGTACCGGTTGGCGGTGTCTGGCAGCCTGTCCTCGAACTTCCAAATAATGTCAGCATCATTGATCCGCATGTGTTTATTGATGACGATGGTACGCCATATATGTTCCTGACCCGTGACCTGGCCAGGAGCGGACAGGCGTGTAAAATCGATGTAGTTAAACTCAAACAGAATATGTATGAAACAGATGGTACTAAATATTTTCTTTTGCAGCCTTCACAAACTTGGGAAAATACCTGGCAGGAGGGCGTATCTGTTATCAAACACAACGGCACCTATTACTTGACGTGGTCGTCTCAGTACTGGGGAGGCCACATGTATGCTGTAGGCTATGCGACGGCTTCCAATCCTATAGGGCCTTATACGAAATCTTCCTACAATCCTTTGTTAAAGCAATGGCTCACCTATCCGCAGTATACAAACCCGAATCCTACAATCCTGATCCGAACCAAATTGACCCGAACAATATCGGTTATTCCAGTCCCGGACATAACGGTTTCGCCCTGTCTCCCGATGGCAATGAATTATTCATTTGCTATCACACGAAAATCGGGACGAAATTTGAAGGTCAGCGTCAAATGA
- a CDS encoding sulfatase: MNRRDFLKAVSVGTVSLTVSGSCSAFKASPQKAISKRPNILFCIADDQSWLHAGAYGDKVVQTPNFDRIAKEGVLFTHSFCSSPSCTPSRAAVLTGQEIWRLEQGAMLKGTLSRDKFKVYTSLLEEAGYHVGFTGKGWAPGSTRAGGWGDRNPAGKQYNSKTTVSPSNGIGKLDYAANFDSFLGCREDKQPFCFWFGPKEPHRDYEKGSGLKSGKKLKDASVPKSLPDVTEIRSDILDYYMEIEWYDKHLGQMLKILKDKGELDNTLIVATSDNGMPFPRAKANLYDLGVRMPLAVRWAENVRGGRVVDDFISHTDFAPTFLAAAGLQIPVEMTGRSFMDILLSTKKGRVDSKRDFVCTATERHSMCRPKGEGYPIRAIRDHRWLYIHNYEPDRWPAGDPENFGDCDNGPTKAYMVEHKNVPEVMPLFQKAFAKRPAEELYDTENDPDQLNNLADKPAFAETKKKIRQKLYQYQQKTKDPRAEGKSPWDGFDAVEEANE, translated from the coding sequence ATGAACCGAAGAGATTTTTTGAAAGCTGTGAGTGTTGGAACTGTTTCGCTGACGGTTTCAGGGTCGTGCAGTGCCTTCAAAGCTTCTCCTCAAAAAGCGATAAGTAAAAGGCCCAATATACTTTTCTGCATTGCGGATGACCAGTCGTGGCTGCACGCAGGAGCTTATGGCGATAAGGTTGTGCAAACACCGAATTTCGACCGGATTGCGAAAGAGGGTGTGCTTTTTACGCATTCATTCTGTTCCTCGCCTTCCTGTACGCCTTCACGGGCGGCGGTTCTGACCGGCCAGGAAATATGGCGATTGGAACAGGGCGCGATGCTGAAAGGAACATTGTCCAGGGACAAGTTTAAGGTTTATACATCGCTTTTGGAAGAGGCGGGTTACCATGTCGGTTTTACAGGCAAAGGCTGGGCGCCGGGCAGTACAAGGGCCGGCGGCTGGGGCGACCGTAACCCGGCCGGCAAACAATACAATAGTAAAACCACTGTTTCTCCTTCCAATGGGATAGGAAAATTGGACTATGCGGCAAATTTTGATAGTTTTCTCGGCTGTCGAGAAGACAAACAGCCGTTCTGTTTCTGGTTCGGCCCAAAGGAGCCTCACCGAGATTACGAAAAAGGTTCCGGTTTAAAATCCGGCAAAAAACTGAAGGATGCCTCTGTACCGAAATCATTGCCCGATGTCACTGAAATACGCAGCGACATTCTGGATTATTATATGGAAATCGAGTGGTACGATAAACATCTCGGACAAATGCTTAAGATTCTGAAAGATAAAGGCGAGCTTGATAACACACTCATTGTGGCGACATCGGACAATGGTATGCCTTTCCCTCGCGCAAAGGCCAATCTTTATGACCTTGGCGTTCGTATGCCGCTTGCTGTACGCTGGGCCGAAAATGTCAGAGGCGGTCGTGTCGTAGATGATTTCATAAGTCATACTGACTTTGCGCCTACGTTTCTTGCTGCTGCCGGCTTGCAAATCCCTGTCGAGATGACAGGCCGCAGCTTCATGGATATTTTATTATCAACCAAGAAAGGTAGAGTGGATTCAAAGCGGGATTTTGTATGTACCGCGACGGAACGTCACAGTATGTGCAGGCCCAAAGGAGAGGGTTATCCTATACGGGCAATAAGAGACCATCGCTGGCTTTATATCCATAATTATGAACCTGATCGCTGGCCGGCGGGCGATCCGGAGAATTTCGGAGACTGCGACAATGGGCCGACCAAGGCGTATATGGTTGAGCATAAAAATGTTCCTGAAGTGATGCCTTTGTTTCAAAAGGCATTTGCCAAAAGGCCTGCTGAAGAGCTGTACGATACCGAAAATGACCCGGACCAGCTTAATAATCTTGCGGATAAACCTGCTTTTGCTGAAACAAAAAAAAAGATTCGACAGAAGCTTTATCAATATCAGCAAAAAACCAAAGACCCGCGGGCAGAAGGCAAAAGTCCATGGGATGGTTTTGATGCGGTGGAAGAAGCGAATGAATAA
- a CDS encoding sulfatase-like hydrolase/transferase yields MKRREFLKAAGAGALLVTMGDLPAFGKQTPQRPNVILCMADDQGWGDMGYNGHPVLKTPNFDEMAAASLRFDRFYAASPVCSPTRGSVMTGRHPNRFGCFTWGCNLRPQEITIAETLKSAGYVTGHFGKWHLGSVLKNSSVNPGSSGFDEWVSAPNYFDNDPILSKKGTAVQYTGESSMVTVEVALEFIRKHAGSPRPFLAVIWFGSPHNPHEASEQDRAVYKDQRDKLQNFYGEITGMDRAMGKLRQELRTLGIHQNTMLWYCSDNGGLKVSRTGGRGHKADIYEGGLRVPALLEWPAQIGSPRNTNTPCDTSDIYPTIAELAGAKLNKKLPLDGISLVPLINNKMNVRPSPIGFWRYPAEGLVISSTDEMAALLDAQKAGKEVKDSPANFNAGIISKKYSDNSFPGHAAWLDWPWKLHRIETPQGVKMELYDIAKDPRESSNLLSQQPKRTKKMEFELERWMKSVVRSLNGEDYK; encoded by the coding sequence ATGAAAAGACGTGAATTTTTAAAAGCCGCCGGTGCCGGAGCACTGCTTGTAACAATGGGAGATTTGCCGGCCTTTGGTAAACAAACGCCCCAAAGGCCGAATGTGATTCTCTGCATGGCTGACGACCAGGGATGGGGCGATATGGGCTACAATGGTCATCCTGTTCTCAAAACTCCTAATTTTGATGAAATGGCTGCCGCATCACTGCGGTTTGACAGGTTCTACGCCGCCTCGCCGGTTTGTTCCCCTACACGCGGGAGTGTAATGACCGGCCGTCATCCGAATAGATTCGGATGTTTTACCTGGGGCTGTAATCTTCGACCTCAGGAAATTACAATCGCTGAAACGCTGAAATCCGCAGGTTATGTAACCGGCCATTTCGGGAAATGGCATCTCGGTTCAGTTTTAAAAAACAGTTCCGTCAATCCGGGCAGCAGCGGCTTTGATGAATGGGTATCGGCGCCGAATTATTTCGATAATGACCCAATTCTCAGCAAAAAAGGTACCGCCGTTCAGTACACCGGCGAAAGTTCAATGGTGACGGTAGAGGTTGCCCTTGAATTCATTCGCAAACATGCCGGCTCGCCCCGGCCGTTCCTTGCGGTTATTTGGTTCGGCTCTCCTCACAATCCTCATGAAGCCTCTGAACAGGACCGTGCTGTATATAAAGATCAACGTGATAAATTGCAGAATTTCTACGGTGAAATCACAGGCATGGACCGTGCCATGGGTAAACTTCGACAGGAACTGCGAACGCTCGGTATTCATCAAAACACGATGCTCTGGTACTGCAGCGATAACGGCGGTCTAAAAGTCAGCAGAACGGGAGGACGGGGTCATAAAGCTGACATATATGAAGGAGGTCTTCGTGTTCCTGCCTTGCTTGAATGGCCCGCGCAAATCGGTTCGCCGCGAAATACGAATACTCCCTGCGATACCAGTGATATTTACCCGACGATTGCGGAACTTGCCGGGGCCAAACTGAATAAAAAATTACCGCTCGATGGAATCAGTCTTGTTCCGTTAATTAATAATAAAATGAACGTACGGCCCAGCCCGATAGGTTTTTGGCGTTATCCGGCCGAAGGTTTGGTTATTTCAAGCACAGATGAAATGGCGGCACTTTTGGATGCGCAAAAAGCCGGTAAAGAAGTAAAAGATTCACCTGCGAATTTTAATGCCGGCATAATCTCAAAAAAGTATTCCGACAATTCCTTTCCGGGCCACGCCGCATGGCTTGATTGGCCGTGGAAACTTCACAGGATTGAGACTCCGCAGGGCGTAAAAATGGAATTATATGATATTGCGAAGGACCCGCGGGAAAGCAGCAATTTGTTATCGCAACAGCCGAAACGCACAAAAAAAATGGAATTCGAACTCGAACGATGGATGAAATCCGTTGTTCGAAGTCTTAATGGCGAAGATTACAAATAA
- a CDS encoding MFS transporter — translation MNKLSGNKLSFGLKSMYATGAISDVIMANIISTLAFPLYVTGLGISPILIGYALSIPRLWDAVTDPVMGNISDNTRLRWGRRRPYMFIGAILGGLLCALLWMPPSSLSETGIFIYFLVTSILFFTAYTIYSVPFNALGYEMSDDYDERTSIMSYKTFFMNAGAAFILPSILWLCMRPQFGNNLVEGARVVGVLFGGLIAVFGILSAIFSREKVHNQNKINISLALKYTFSNKTFLLLSMIVVSVLVGVLAVFPLVYFINLSYISPNDHDRTAASWFLYQTVYGVMGILGVPVINYLGQRFGKKPVLLAGLVIVSLMFPASWFLFDPKHPWLQLIFAALVSPGLSFVWVLTSSMMADVCDLDELKTGLRREGAYGSIFTLLVKIGVSIVMLMSGYVLAIAGYDQKVSQQMPEAVYNLRLFFVFLPMVFMVAAIALTFLYPLSKTKMEQIRLQLNSTKQND, via the coding sequence ATGAATAAATTGTCTGGGAATAAGTTGTCGTTTGGCCTTAAATCGATGTATGCCACTGGTGCGATATCGGATGTCATCATGGCGAATATTATCTCAACTCTGGCATTTCCGCTCTATGTAACCGGACTGGGAATCAGCCCGATACTAATCGGTTATGCTCTTTCAATTCCGCGGCTATGGGATGCGGTCACCGACCCAGTGATGGGCAATATTTCAGATAATACGAGACTACGATGGGGGCGGCGCAGACCATATATGTTCATTGGAGCAATACTCGGAGGACTTTTGTGTGCATTGCTCTGGATGCCGCCGAGTTCTCTGAGTGAGACAGGAATATTCATATATTTTCTCGTGACCTCCATATTATTTTTTACAGCTTATACGATATATTCCGTGCCGTTCAATGCGCTTGGATATGAAATGTCCGACGACTATGACGAGCGAACCAGCATAATGTCTTACAAAACTTTTTTTATGAATGCCGGTGCGGCTTTTATCCTGCCGAGCATTTTATGGCTCTGTATGCGGCCGCAGTTCGGAAACAATCTTGTTGAGGGAGCTCGTGTCGTCGGTGTTTTATTCGGAGGACTAATCGCGGTCTTCGGAATACTTTCTGCCATTTTTTCCCGTGAAAAAGTGCACAATCAGAATAAGATTAATATTTCATTGGCGTTAAAATACACCTTCTCTAATAAGACTTTCCTGCTTTTATCGATGATAGTAGTCAGTGTTTTGGTGGGAGTATTGGCGGTGTTCCCCCTGGTGTATTTTATTAACCTTTCTTACATTTCCCCGAATGACCATGACCGTACTGCCGCATCGTGGTTTTTGTATCAGACGGTCTACGGCGTGATGGGAATATTAGGCGTGCCTGTCATTAATTATCTGGGGCAGCGGTTTGGGAAAAAACCGGTCCTTTTAGCGGGTTTAGTAATTGTTTCCTTGATGTTTCCGGCCAGTTGGTTTTTGTTCGACCCGAAACATCCATGGCTGCAGCTTATTTTTGCCGCACTGGTTTCGCCCGGCCTTTCTTTTGTATGGGTATTGACTTCGTCAATGATGGCGGATGTCTGCGACCTTGACGAGTTGAAGACGGGATTACGCAGGGAAGGAGCATACGGTTCGATTTTTACACTGTTAGTCAAGATAGGTGTGTCCATCGTTATGTTGATGAGCGGTTATGTACTTGCAATCGCCGGATATGACCAGAAAGTGTCTCAGCAGATGCCGGAAGCTGTATATAACCTGCGGCTATTTTTCGTGTTCCTGCCGATGGTATTCATGGTGGCCGCAATTGCTCTCACATTCTTATATCCTCTTTCGAAAACAAAGATGGAACAGATTCGTCTGCAGTTGAACAGTACAAAGCAGAATGATTAG